The following coding sequences are from one Phycisphaeraceae bacterium window:
- the rplJ gene encoding 50S ribosomal protein L10 encodes MSKVVKEVIMSEYVSRLTGTSDAMVISIRGMTGVDTTKVRHSLRKNNIKIQVVRNALARNAVKDTGLAALAEVLQGPSALAFGGSSVVEVAREIVKLVEKFPAIELKGAVLDGTLYKGKAGVTELSKFPTKDEAIAQAVTLIVSPGRKLMAQIKGPGSGIAGIIKAIETKLEKGETIAKVG; translated from the coding sequence ATGTCAAAGGTCGTCAAAGAAGTCATCATGAGCGAGTACGTGTCGCGCCTGACCGGCACGAGCGACGCGATGGTCATCAGCATCCGCGGCATGACCGGTGTGGACACCACCAAGGTCCGCCACTCGCTGCGGAAGAACAACATCAAGATCCAGGTTGTGCGCAACGCCCTGGCCCGCAACGCGGTGAAGGACACCGGCCTGGCCGCCCTCGCCGAGGTGCTCCAGGGGCCCAGCGCCCTTGCCTTCGGCGGCAGCAGCGTCGTCGAGGTCGCCCGCGAGATCGTCAAGCTCGTCGAGAAGTTCCCGGCGATCGAGCTCAAGGGCGCTGTGCTCGACGGCACCCTCTATAAGGGCAAGGCCGGCGTGACGGAGCTGAGCAAGTTCCCGACCAAGGACGAGGCGATCGCCCAGGCGGTCACGCTCATTGTCAGCCCGGGACGCAAGCTCATGGCCCAGATCAAGGGCCCCGGATCGGGCATCGCCGGGATCATCAAGGCGATCGAGACCAAGCTGGAGAAGGGCGAGACGATCGCCAAGGTCGGTTAG
- the rpoB gene encoding DNA-directed RNA polymerase subunit beta: MAATKVRSFAKRGDAVPVFDLTRVQRDAYERFLQLGHGPDDRTKSLGLEALLREVFPIESYDGTMQLEYVHYSLEEPRYTPDECRELRLTYGMPFKVRVKLVRQGHPDVAEEEIYLGEFPIMMGGGEFIVNGAERVIVSQLHRSPGVDFSIVSAEGDRPLHSNRIIPERGSWIELEVTKKDVLAMRIDQSTKLAATTFLRCLDESVSSTDALLRLFYEVTEIKAEAVRPEHWAADSIVDTETGEELVHVGRIIGEEAAAKIAASSLKKVRVIQNPSDTLILNTVAEEKLEQFEGASDYDRALLKVYSKLRPGNPPQVEKAKQLFFEKFYDENRYRLGKVGRFRINRKFGLDTPEDRMFIQAEDFLRVIQYLLDLRSKRPDPKTGRPIAQVDDIDHLGNRRLRTLDELAVEELRKGFLKLRRTVQERMSVKNPDELAKIADLVNSKSISSAIDFFFGRSELSQVVDQTNPLSSLVHERRLSALGPGGLNRKRAGFEVRDVHISHYGRICPIETPEGTNIGLIASLGIFASIDEYGFLRTPYRVAKEGKVSSKIVELRADEEMRAVLAPADAIIGDGKLKPGMIMARVNGELAEVSSDQVEFVDIAAKQIVGVSAALIPFLEHDDANRALMGSNMQRQAVPLIKVDPPIIATGMEADIGKNSGMVVRAKNAGTVTFVDAQRIVIDNSDEYELRKFAGLNERTCLNQRPVVVLGQKVKKADILADGPSTRMGELAIGKNVLVAFNTFDGYNFEDAIVISERVVKDDVFTSIHIDAFDVEVRETKLGREEFTRDIPNVSEKMLRNLDEHGVIRLGARVGPGDILVGKVSPKSKSELTPEEKLLHAIFGRAGEDVKNDSLEVPAGVEGIVIGARRFSRRMHLSADQKKRLQKEMDDYSADMDRKVIVLFKELVAEINRVVGTEMVDPSTRQKVGASDLPEVILEQIENFDLKWIKGSKEIKEKAEVLHGQFWPRIVANRKEKERKIGHMKRGDELPSGVLEMVKVYLATKRQLSVGDKMAGRHGNKGVIARIVPEADMPFMEDGTPVDVLLNPLGVPSRMNVGQILETHLGWAAHVLGFQAVTPVFDGATEEEVHAAVDEANKDVARRLEQYEKTGTWPHPRELLARMPRGGKIQLHDGRTGEAFSQKTTVGFMYLLKLHHLVDDKIHARSTGPYSLITQQPLGGKARTGGQRFGEMEVWALEAYGAAYILQELLTVKSDDVEGRTKIYESMVKGTNTLEAGMPVAFDVLCNELKGLGMNVTLEKKRSDAGSVL; the protein is encoded by the coding sequence ATGGCAGCGACCAAGGTGCGCAGTTTTGCCAAGCGCGGCGACGCGGTTCCGGTCTTCGATCTCACCAGGGTCCAGCGGGACGCGTACGAACGCTTCCTCCAGCTTGGGCACGGCCCCGATGACCGGACGAAGAGTCTCGGTCTCGAGGCGCTGCTGCGCGAGGTCTTCCCGATCGAATCGTACGACGGGACCATGCAGCTTGAATACGTGCACTACTCCCTCGAGGAGCCCCGGTATACCCCGGACGAGTGCCGCGAACTCCGCCTGACCTACGGCATGCCGTTCAAGGTCCGCGTGAAGCTCGTCCGCCAAGGTCACCCCGACGTCGCCGAGGAGGAGATCTACCTCGGCGAGTTCCCCATCATGATGGGCGGCGGCGAGTTCATCGTGAACGGCGCCGAGCGCGTGATCGTCAGCCAGCTCCACCGCTCCCCGGGCGTGGATTTCTCGATCGTCTCCGCCGAGGGCGACCGCCCGCTGCACTCCAACCGGATCATCCCGGAGCGCGGCAGCTGGATCGAGCTCGAGGTGACCAAGAAGGACGTTCTGGCGATGCGGATCGACCAGAGCACCAAGCTCGCCGCGACGACGTTCCTGCGCTGCCTGGACGAGTCCGTCTCCTCCACCGATGCGCTGCTGCGGCTGTTCTACGAGGTGACGGAGATCAAGGCCGAGGCCGTGCGCCCCGAGCACTGGGCGGCCGATTCGATCGTCGACACCGAGACCGGCGAGGAGCTGGTCCACGTCGGCCGGATCATCGGCGAGGAGGCCGCGGCCAAGATCGCGGCGTCGAGCCTCAAGAAGGTCCGCGTCATTCAGAACCCCTCCGACACGCTGATCCTCAACACCGTGGCCGAGGAGAAGCTCGAGCAGTTCGAGGGGGCCAGCGACTACGACCGCGCCCTGCTCAAGGTGTACTCGAAGCTGCGGCCCGGCAACCCGCCGCAGGTCGAGAAGGCCAAGCAGCTCTTCTTCGAGAAGTTCTACGACGAAAACCGCTACCGACTCGGCAAGGTCGGCCGCTTCCGGATCAACCGCAAGTTCGGCCTCGACACCCCCGAGGACCGGATGTTCATCCAGGCCGAGGACTTCCTGCGCGTCATCCAGTACCTGCTGGACCTCCGCAGCAAGCGCCCCGACCCCAAGACCGGCCGCCCGATCGCGCAGGTGGACGACATCGACCACCTGGGCAACCGCCGCCTCCGCACGCTGGACGAGCTGGCCGTCGAGGAGCTCCGCAAGGGCTTCCTCAAGCTGCGCCGCACCGTGCAGGAGCGGATGAGCGTCAAGAACCCCGATGAGCTGGCCAAGATCGCCGACCTGGTGAACTCCAAGAGCATCTCCAGCGCGATCGACTTCTTCTTCGGCCGCAGCGAGCTCAGCCAGGTTGTCGACCAGACCAACCCGCTGAGCAGCCTCGTCCACGAGCGCCGCCTGTCGGCTCTGGGCCCCGGCGGCCTGAACCGCAAGCGGGCCGGCTTCGAGGTGCGCGACGTGCACATCTCGCACTACGGCCGCATCTGCCCGATCGAGACGCCCGAAGGCACCAACATCGGCCTGATCGCCTCCCTGGGCATCTTCGCCTCGATCGACGAGTACGGCTTCCTTCGGACGCCCTACCGCGTCGCCAAGGAGGGCAAGGTCTCCTCCAAGATCGTCGAGCTCCGAGCCGACGAGGAGATGCGGGCGGTGCTCGCCCCGGCCGACGCGATCATCGGCGACGGCAAGCTCAAGCCGGGCATGATCATGGCCCGCGTCAACGGCGAGCTCGCCGAGGTCAGCTCCGACCAGGTCGAGTTCGTCGACATCGCGGCCAAGCAGATCGTCGGCGTGTCGGCCGCCTTGATCCCCTTCCTCGAGCACGACGACGCCAACCGCGCGCTGATGGGCTCGAACATGCAGCGCCAGGCGGTCCCGCTGATCAAGGTCGACCCTCCGATCATCGCCACCGGCATGGAGGCCGACATCGGCAAGAACTCGGGCATGGTGGTTCGGGCGAAGAACGCCGGCACCGTCACGTTCGTCGACGCCCAGCGCATCGTGATCGACAACTCCGACGAGTACGAACTCCGCAAGTTCGCGGGCCTCAACGAGCGGACCTGCCTGAACCAGCGGCCCGTCGTGGTCCTGGGCCAGAAGGTCAAGAAGGCCGACATCCTCGCCGACGGCCCCAGCACCCGGATGGGCGAGCTGGCGATCGGCAAGAACGTCCTCGTCGCGTTCAACACCTTCGACGGGTACAACTTCGAGGACGCCATCGTCATCTCCGAGCGCGTCGTCAAGGACGATGTGTTCACCTCGATCCACATCGACGCCTTCGACGTGGAGGTCCGCGAGACCAAGCTCGGCCGCGAGGAGTTCACGCGGGATATCCCCAACGTCTCCGAGAAGATGCTGCGGAACCTCGACGAGCACGGCGTCATCCGCCTCGGCGCCCGCGTGGGCCCCGGCGACATCCTCGTCGGGAAAGTGAGCCCAAAGAGCAAGAGCGAGCTGACCCCCGAAGAGAAGCTGCTCCACGCGATCTTCGGACGCGCGGGCGAGGACGTGAAGAACGACTCCCTCGAGGTCCCCGCGGGCGTCGAGGGCATCGTCATCGGTGCGCGCCGGTTCAGCCGCCGCATGCACCTCTCCGCCGACCAGAAGAAGCGGCTCCAGAAGGAGATGGACGACTACTCCGCGGACATGGACCGCAAGGTCATCGTCCTGTTCAAGGAGCTCGTCGCCGAGATCAACCGCGTGGTCGGCACCGAGATGGTCGACCCCTCCACCCGCCAGAAGGTGGGCGCCAGCGACCTGCCCGAGGTCATCCTCGAGCAGATCGAGAACTTCGATCTCAAGTGGATCAAGGGCTCGAAGGAGATCAAGGAGAAGGCCGAGGTCCTCCACGGCCAGTTCTGGCCCCGCATCGTCGCCAACCGCAAGGAGAAGGAACGCAAGATCGGGCACATGAAGCGGGGCGATGAGCTCCCCAGCGGCGTGCTCGAGATGGTGAAGGTCTACCTCGCCACCAAGCGGCAGCTCTCCGTCGGCGACAAGATGGCCGGCCGGCACGGCAACAAGGGTGTCATCGCCCGAATCGTCCCCGAGGCCGACATGCCGTTCATGGAGGACGGCACCCCCGTCGACGTCCTGCTCAACCCGCTGGGCGTCCCCAGCCGCATGAACGTCGGGCAGATCCTCGAGACCCACTTGGGCTGGGCCGCCCACGTCCTGGGATTCCAGGCCGTCACCCCCGTCTTCGACGGGGCCACCGAGGAGGAGGTCCACGCCGCCGTGGACGAGGCGAACAAGGACGTCGCCCGCCGCCTCGAGCAGTACGAGAAGACCGGCACCTGGCCGCACCCACGTGAACTGCTCGCCCGCATGCCCCGCGGCGGCAAGATCCAGCTGCACGACGGCCGCACCGGCGAGGCCTTCTCCCAGAAGACCACCGTGGGCTTCATGTACCTGCTGAAGCTGCACCACCTGGTCGACGACAAGATCCACGCCCGCTCCACGGGCCCCTACAGCCTCATCACGCAGCAGCCCCTGGGCGGCAAGGCCCGCACCGGCGGCCAGCGCTTCGGCGAGATGGAAGTGTGGGCGCTGGAGGCCTACGGCGCGGCGTACATCCTGCAGGAACTCCTCACCGTCAAGTCCGACGACGTCGAGGGCCGCACCAAGATCTACGAGTCCATGGTCAAGGGCACCAACACGCTGGAGGCGGGCATGCCCGTCGCCTTCGACGTGCTGTGCAACGAACTCAAGGGCCTGGGTATGAACGTGACACTGGAGAAGAAGCGGTCGGACGCTGGGAGCGTGCTGTAG
- the rplA gene encoding 50S ribosomal protein L1 yields MAVKLSKRSKANAELIPAAPLPAKDAIAALKKYKMPKFDQTVNIVLHLGIDPAHADQGIRGSVSLPRGIGVTKRVVAFCREDVAKDAKAAGAIEAGAEELVAKIEGGWMEFDVAVASPDMMRVVSRLGKVLGPKGLMPSPKAGTVTPKVVEAVREYSAGKVEYRNDKGGNVHAVVGKMSFKDDALTENVEHFIRTIEKSRPSSAKGVFIKKVVVSGAMTPGVQIKLETAAIA; encoded by the coding sequence ATGGCAGTGAAACTCTCCAAGCGGAGCAAGGCGAACGCCGAGCTGATCCCCGCGGCCCCGCTCCCGGCAAAGGACGCGATCGCGGCGCTCAAGAAGTACAAGATGCCGAAGTTCGACCAGACGGTGAACATCGTGCTGCACCTTGGCATCGATCCGGCCCACGCCGATCAGGGGATCCGCGGCTCGGTGTCGCTGCCCCGCGGCATCGGCGTGACCAAGCGGGTCGTCGCGTTCTGCCGCGAGGACGTCGCGAAGGACGCGAAGGCGGCCGGCGCGATCGAGGCCGGGGCCGAGGAACTGGTCGCCAAGATCGAGGGCGGCTGGATGGAGTTCGACGTTGCTGTGGCCTCGCCGGACATGATGCGTGTCGTCTCCCGCCTGGGCAAGGTGCTGGGCCCCAAGGGCCTGATGCCCTCGCCGAAGGCGGGCACGGTGACGCCGAAGGTCGTCGAGGCGGTGCGGGAGTACTCCGCCGGCAAGGTCGAGTACCGCAACGACAAGGGCGGGAACGTGCACGCCGTGGTCGGCAAGATGTCCTTCAAGGACGATGCGCTGACCGAGAACGTCGAGCACTTCATCCGCACCATCGAAAAGTCCCGCCCGTCGAGTGCCAAGGGCGTGTTCATCAAGAAGGTCGTCGTCAGCGGCGCGATGACCCCGGGCGTTCAGATCAAGCTGGAGACGGCGGCGATCGCCTGA
- the rplK gene encoding 50S ribosomal protein L11: MAKKEVTKRFKIMAPGGKATPAPPLGPALGGNGVNPGQFIQQFNAATAKLNGKIVGCIITVYNDRSFTFEIKSSPASVLIREAAKIEKGSGVPNKDKVGKISKANVKAIAEEKMADLNSGSIEAAMRIIEGTARSMGVTVEG, from the coding sequence ATGGCCAAGAAAGAAGTCACAAAGCGCTTCAAGATCATGGCCCCGGGTGGCAAGGCCACCCCGGCACCGCCGCTTGGTCCGGCGCTGGGCGGCAACGGCGTCAACCCCGGCCAGTTCATCCAGCAGTTCAACGCGGCGACGGCCAAGCTCAACGGCAAGATCGTCGGCTGCATCATCACGGTCTACAACGATCGGTCGTTCACCTTCGAGATCAAGTCATCGCCCGCGAGCGTGCTCATCCGCGAGGCGGCGAAGATCGAGAAGGGCTCGGGCGTCCCGAACAAGGACAAGGTCGGCAAGATCTCCAAGGCGAACGTGAAGGCGATCGCGGAGGAGAAGATGGCGGACCTGAACTCGGGGTCCATCGAGGCGGCGATGCGGATCATTGAAGGCACCGCCCGGTCGATGGGCGTGACGGTGGAGGGCTAA
- a CDS encoding amidohydrolase family protein has translation MSFGTAGTARVWTANRLGLDYRIEASRLGLPVTPIIDIHAHLAGAKAPAIHLEAARLFGVRRIYSMTQRPGAAVVRDALGDAVRFIAFPSWADPDKNRAHRAGYVQEIELFRRDLGSRILKIWASPRLREVVPDLAQSTWGATDLAEVDSAWRVKACEVGERLGMMFMIHVADPDTWFASRYSDARRFGTKRQQYEGFERMLDRFSNPWIAAHMGGWPEDLEFLGGMLARHPNLYLDTSATKWIVRELGRHPRAQTAEFFAKWTGRILFGSDIVSTDDHLQPAKATTSPMADLASSAEEAFDLYASRYLALRTMFETTFDGDSPIADPDLMMMDPDRFNAMSAPRLVGLGLAPTLLQTLYSGAAHDVVERWEAEHP, from the coding sequence ATGAGTTTCGGCACGGCGGGCACGGCGCGGGTGTGGACGGCCAACAGGCTAGGGCTGGATTACCGCATTGAAGCGTCCCGCCTGGGGTTGCCGGTCACGCCCATCATCGACATCCACGCCCACCTCGCCGGTGCGAAGGCCCCGGCCATCCACCTCGAGGCGGCCCGGCTCTTCGGCGTCAGGCGGATCTACTCAATGACCCAGCGGCCCGGCGCCGCGGTGGTGCGCGACGCCCTCGGCGACGCCGTGCGGTTCATCGCGTTCCCCTCGTGGGCGGACCCCGACAAGAACAGGGCCCACCGGGCCGGGTACGTGCAGGAGATCGAGCTGTTCCGGCGCGACCTGGGATCACGGATCCTGAAGATCTGGGCCTCGCCGCGATTGCGGGAGGTGGTGCCGGACCTGGCCCAATCAACCTGGGGCGCGACCGACCTCGCGGAAGTCGACAGCGCGTGGCGGGTGAAGGCCTGCGAGGTCGGGGAGCGTCTGGGGATGATGTTCATGATCCATGTCGCGGATCCGGACACCTGGTTCGCCAGCCGCTACTCCGATGCCCGGCGTTTCGGCACGAAGCGCCAGCAGTACGAGGGGTTCGAGCGGATGCTCGATCGGTTCTCAAACCCGTGGATCGCGGCGCACATGGGGGGATGGCCGGAGGATTTAGAGTTCCTCGGCGGGATGCTCGCGAGGCACCCGAACCTGTACCTGGACACCTCGGCCACCAAGTGGATCGTGCGGGAACTGGGCCGGCACCCCAGGGCTCAGACCGCCGAGTTCTTCGCGAAGTGGACGGGGCGGATCCTTTTCGGGTCCGACATCGTTTCCACGGACGACCACCTCCAGCCCGCCAAGGCGACCACCAGTCCGATGGCGGACCTGGCCAGCAGCGCCGAGGAGGCGTTCGACCTGTACGCGAGCCGTTACCTGGCACTGCGGACGATGTTCGAGACGACCTTCGACGGTGATTCGCCCATCGCGGACCCCGACCTCATGATGATGGATCCGGACCGGTTCAATGCGATGTCCGCTCCACGCCTGGTCGGGCTTGGGCTCGCGCCGACGCTGCTGCAAACGCTGTACTCGGGCGCCGCCCACGATGTCGTCGAGCGATGGGAAGCCGAGCATCCGTAG
- the chrA gene encoding chromate efflux transporter yields MGSLAEVGTAFLKLGVISFGGPTAHLGYLREEFVGKRRWLTDEAFADLAALCQFLPGPASSQVVFALGMLRAGLIGALTASVCFMLPSVAMMIAFAYGVEGVGNLQHAGWLHGLKLAAVVVVAQAVWAMGRSLCPDRARLTLCVLAAVVTLTAPGVITHLAVIAAGTAIGWLVYRHAPVPHNEGPPPRMQGHVGAVAALVAFGALLVLLPSLAASTDSRSLAVFDRFYRSGALVFGGGHAVLPLLRAEVVPPGWVSDDAFLAGYGAAQAVPGPLFTFSAYLGAVIHGGPNAWVGGLWCLLALFLPGWLLVGGTLPFWHQVRAQAWAQAGLKGANAAVVGVLLSALYAPVFTESVSSARDIAAALVGFAALHFWKTPTWAVVVLMAALGQWAP; encoded by the coding sequence ATGGGCTCACTCGCTGAAGTCGGCACTGCCTTCCTTAAACTCGGAGTGATCTCGTTCGGTGGTCCCACCGCCCACCTGGGCTATCTCCGAGAGGAGTTTGTTGGCAAGCGCCGATGGCTCACGGATGAGGCCTTCGCGGACTTGGCCGCGCTCTGCCAGTTCCTCCCCGGACCCGCGAGCAGCCAGGTGGTCTTCGCCCTCGGAATGCTGCGGGCGGGCCTCATCGGTGCGCTCACGGCATCCGTGTGCTTCATGCTCCCATCAGTGGCGATGATGATTGCCTTCGCGTACGGCGTCGAAGGCGTGGGGAACCTTCAGCACGCCGGGTGGCTGCACGGGCTCAAACTCGCTGCGGTGGTCGTCGTCGCACAGGCCGTGTGGGCGATGGGCCGGAGTCTCTGTCCGGATCGTGCCCGACTCACACTCTGCGTCCTTGCCGCCGTCGTCACGCTCACGGCCCCAGGGGTGATCACCCATCTTGCGGTGATCGCCGCCGGCACTGCGATCGGATGGCTTGTCTACCGCCATGCACCCGTGCCCCACAACGAGGGGCCCCCGCCGAGAATGCAAGGGCACGTCGGCGCGGTAGCCGCCTTGGTAGCCTTCGGTGCGCTGCTCGTGCTCCTCCCGTCACTGGCAGCATCGACGGACAGCAGGTCACTCGCGGTCTTTGACCGTTTCTACCGTTCAGGCGCGCTGGTGTTCGGCGGTGGACACGCTGTGCTCCCGCTGCTGCGAGCGGAGGTCGTGCCGCCGGGGTGGGTCTCGGATGACGCGTTTCTCGCGGGCTACGGAGCGGCCCAGGCGGTGCCCGGCCCACTGTTCACCTTCTCGGCCTACCTGGGCGCTGTGATTCATGGCGGGCCAAACGCATGGGTAGGCGGTCTCTGGTGCCTCCTTGCACTGTTCCTTCCCGGATGGCTGCTGGTGGGTGGAACTCTCCCGTTCTGGCACCAAGTGCGTGCGCAGGCATGGGCCCAGGCGGGGCTCAAGGGTGCGAACGCGGCCGTTGTCGGCGTCTTGCTCTCGGCCCTCTATGCGCCCGTGTTCACAGAAAGTGTCTCGAGCGCACGGGACATCGCGGCGGCGCTCGTCGGCTTCGCAGCGCTGCACTTCTGGAAGACGCCAACGTGGGCTGTCGTGGTGCTCATGGCCGCACTCGGGCAATGGGCGCCGTAA
- a CDS encoding ankyrin repeat domain-containing protein, with translation MSEHHARKTHWLLLLLLIVVGAAAVYVVKSIATTAQPAAAEAPSGSAASLFDAAGAGDVAAIRAAIAAGAPVDLRYESDDPSRRGMTPLMAASMAGKPEAIQTLIEGKCRLDARTDDGRTALYFAAGWGGPSSVQALLEAGARADPRTDVGLTPLMLAAARGEAATLQALLGAGADPNAGNKYRQTALMLAAQSGDPAKVAMLISAGAATMTADKDRNTALSVAAASDRASAAMLRALIDAGAKADQADADGVTPLMKAALRGDTEMVAMLLEAGAPPDAVDLRGWTAADHAATRGDDKGAAVAALLQKKK, from the coding sequence ATGTCCGAGCATCACGCCCGCAAGACGCACTGGCTCCTGTTGTTGCTCCTGATCGTTGTGGGCGCTGCGGCGGTGTACGTCGTCAAGTCGATCGCGACGACGGCGCAGCCCGCTGCTGCCGAGGCTCCTTCCGGCTCCGCCGCATCGCTGTTTGATGCGGCGGGCGCCGGCGACGTCGCCGCGATCCGGGCCGCGATTGCCGCGGGGGCACCCGTGGACTTGCGGTACGAATCGGACGATCCCTCCCGGCGGGGGATGACCCCGCTCATGGCGGCCTCCATGGCGGGCAAGCCCGAAGCCATCCAGACGCTCATCGAGGGCAAGTGCCGGCTCGATGCTCGCACCGACGACGGCCGCACGGCCCTGTACTTTGCCGCGGGGTGGGGCGGACCCTCCAGCGTGCAGGCCCTGCTCGAGGCCGGCGCGCGGGCCGACCCGCGGACCGACGTTGGGCTTACCCCGCTGATGCTCGCCGCGGCCCGCGGCGAGGCGGCGACGCTCCAGGCCCTCCTTGGTGCCGGTGCCGACCCCAACGCCGGCAACAAGTACCGCCAGACCGCGCTGATGCTCGCCGCCCAGTCCGGCGACCCGGCCAAGGTAGCGATGCTGATCTCGGCGGGTGCCGCCACCATGACCGCGGACAAGGACCGCAACACGGCCCTCTCGGTCGCGGCCGCGAGCGACCGTGCTTCCGCGGCGATGCTGCGGGCCCTGATTGATGCCGGAGCCAAGGCCGACCAGGCCGATGCCGATGGGGTCACCCCGCTCATGAAGGCGGCGCTGCGCGGCGATACCGAGATGGTCGCGATGCTGCTCGAGGCCGGCGCCCCGCCGGATGCGGTCGACCTCCGCGGCTGGACCGCCGCCGATCACGCCGCGACCCGCGGTGACGACAAGGGCGCCGCTGTGGCGGCCCTGCTTCAGAAGAAGAAGTAG
- a CDS encoding glycosyltransferase has protein sequence MIPLRRDTPMPRVALAHDWLVGYRGGEAVLDAIACVVSREARPACLLAMFDDGRPLTPAIDALPRTISALNSLPLAASRLRRWLLPMYPLAVMDLSRRLQTLHAHEPIDLLISTSSAAVKGLRAPRGVPHLCYCHAPARYLWSQTEEYASGSFGLARRAGLGILGGPLRRWDAATAANVTEFIANSSHTAEHVRRCYGRNSTVVHPPVRTDFFTPAPPGSPPAHAGSDAQAGFWLVVSALEPYKRIDLAIQAANRTGRPLVIAGHGSQEAHLRSLAGPGVRFVGRVSDEKLRDLYRSAALLLFPQVEDFGIVAGEALACGLPVVARRAGGALDIVTDGVTGSLFDYPTVESLLDGIGRAPDSRSSAGACRRAAERFGADVFAAAMSQRISAALRRDR, from the coding sequence ATGATACCCCTCCGCCGCGACACCCCGATGCCCCGCGTGGCGCTCGCGCACGACTGGCTGGTCGGATACCGCGGCGGCGAGGCCGTGCTCGACGCGATCGCCTGCGTCGTCTCCCGCGAGGCGCGGCCCGCGTGCCTGCTGGCCATGTTCGACGACGGCCGGCCGCTGACCCCGGCGATCGATGCGTTGCCCCGGACGATCTCGGCCCTGAACTCGCTCCCGCTCGCGGCGAGTCGATTGCGGCGGTGGCTCCTGCCGATGTACCCGCTGGCGGTCATGGACCTCTCGCGCCGACTGCAGACACTGCACGCGCACGAGCCCATCGACCTGCTCATCTCAACCTCCTCCGCGGCGGTCAAGGGGCTGCGCGCCCCGCGGGGAGTGCCGCACCTGTGCTACTGCCACGCTCCGGCCCGCTACCTCTGGTCGCAGACCGAGGAGTACGCCTCCGGTTCGTTCGGCCTGGCGCGACGCGCGGGGCTCGGGATCCTCGGCGGCCCGCTGCGCCGATGGGACGCCGCCACCGCCGCGAACGTGACGGAGTTCATCGCGAACTCCAGCCACACCGCGGAGCACGTCCGCCGGTGTTACGGGCGGAATTCAACGGTTGTCCACCCGCCGGTGAGGACCGATTTCTTTACGCCCGCACCGCCCGGAAGCCCGCCGGCGCATGCTGGATCGGACGCCCAGGCGGGATTCTGGCTCGTCGTCTCGGCGCTCGAACCGTACAAACGGATCGACCTGGCCATTCAGGCCGCCAATCGGACGGGGCGGCCTCTCGTGATCGCGGGGCATGGCTCTCAAGAGGCCCACCTCAGGTCCCTCGCGGGACCCGGCGTGCGGTTCGTGGGGCGGGTCAGTGATGAGAAGCTCCGGGACCTTTACCGCTCGGCCGCACTCTTGCTCTTCCCGCAGGTTGAAGACTTCGGGATCGTCGCCGGCGAGGCCCTGGCGTGCGGCCTGCCGGTCGTGGCGCGCCGGGCGGGCGGGGCCCTCGACATCGTCACGGACGGAGTCACGGGCTCGCTCTTCGATTACCCGACCGTCGAGTCCCTGCTCGACGGGATCGGGCGTGCCCCGGATTCGCGATCCAGCGCCGGCGCGTGCCGGCGTGCCGCCGAGCGTTTCGGCGCCGACGTGTTTGCCGCGGCGATGTCGCAACGGATCAGCGCGGCACTCCGGCGTGATCGCTGA
- the rplL gene encoding 50S ribosomal protein L7/L12, with protein sequence MSAIAELGDKLAGLSLKDAVELSKYMKDTYGIEAAAGGGVMMAAAAPAAAAAEEKSTFDVILKAVDPAKKIPTIKVVREATGLGLAEAKAFVDNPGKAVKQGISKDDAEKLKKALEAEGAKVELA encoded by the coding sequence ATGTCCGCGATCGCAGAACTCGGTGACAAGCTGGCGGGTCTTTCTCTGAAGGACGCCGTCGAACTCAGCAAGTACATGAAGGACACCTACGGCATCGAGGCGGCCGCCGGCGGCGGCGTCATGATGGCCGCCGCGGCCCCCGCCGCGGCCGCGGCCGAGGAGAAGTCGACCTTCGACGTGATCCTCAAGGCCGTGGATCCCGCGAAGAAGATCCCGACCATCAAGGTCGTCCGCGAGGCGACGGGTCTGGGTCTGGCGGAGGCGAAGGCCTTCGTCGACAACCCGGGCAAGGCCGTCAAGCAGGGCATCTCCAAGGACGACGCGGAGAAGCTCAAGAAGGCCCTCGAGGCCGAGGGCGCCAAGGTCGAGCTGGCCTGA